One segment of Rosa chinensis cultivar Old Blush chromosome 6, RchiOBHm-V2, whole genome shotgun sequence DNA contains the following:
- the LOC112169898 gene encoding amino-acid permease BAT1 homolog isoform X4, whose amino-acid sequence MTQYVLEMDSGEKRLNELGYKQELRREMAYSATQAFQMFILIATGTNKGGGYFASRSVFVCMYMGITLIWAVLNTFALQFIALLNIISIWWQVIGGLLVIIMLPLVAPSTQTASSVFTHFETSPESTGISSVPYAVVLSVLLSNYCLYGYDAAAHLTEETKGADKTGPVAILSSIGIISVFGWAYYLALTFSIQDLDYLYSADNETAGVLVPAQIIYDAFHGRYHNSTGAVIFLFIIWGSFFFCGLSVTTTAARVVYAVSRDGCMPFSPVWRKVNPRNKVPTNAVWLCAAITMLLGLPILKMDIVFIAILSISTIGWVGGYAVPIFARLVMAEENFKPGPYYLGRARRPVCLVAFLWICYTCSVFLLPTSYPIRWKTFNYAPVALGVVLTLVMVWWALDARKWYKGPVRNIDVQNGNNQHPQSHH is encoded by the exons ATGACTCAATATGTTTTGGAAATGGATTCCGGAGAAAAGCGTCTCAATGAGCTTGGTTACAAGCAAGAACTCAGAAGGGAAATG GCATATTCAGCAACACAAGCATTTCAGATGTTCATTCTTATAGCCACTGGGACAAACAAGGGTGGAGGCTATTTTGCTTCAAGGAGTGTCTTTGTGTGCATGTATATGGGCATAACCCTCATTTGGGCAGTACTAAACACTTTTGCTCTGCAATTCATAGCATTGCTTAACATAATCTCCATATGGTGGCAG GTGATTGGTGGTTTGCTTGTGATTATAATGCTACCTCTGGTGGCACCGTCAACACAAACAGCTTCTTCTGTCTTCACTCATTTTGAAACATCTCCCGAGTCGACTGGGATATCTAGCGTACCTTATGCAGTGGTTTTGTCAGTGCTTCTGAGCAATTACTGTCTGTATGGATATGATGCTGCAGCTCATCTTACGGAAGAGACAAAAGGTGCAGATAAAACTGGACCTGTAGCTATTCTCTCCAGTATTGGGATAATATCAGTGTTTGGTTGGGCTTATTACTTAGCTCTCACTTTCAGCATCCAG GATCTGGACTATTTATACAGTGCAGACAATGAGACTGCTGGTGTACTTGTACCAGCACAGATAATATATGATGCATTTCATGGAAGGTATCATAATTCCACTGGAGCTGTGATTTTCCTGTTTATTATCTGGGGTTCCTTCTTCTTTTGTGGGCTGTCTGTCACCACTACTGCTGCCCGAGTA GTTTATGCTGTATCAAGGGATGGATGTATGCCTTTTTCACCAGTGTGGAGAAAAGTAAACCCGAGGAACAAGGTTCCAACAAATGCTGTGTGGCTCTGCGCTGCCATCACTATGCTTCTCGGATTACCCATCTTGAAAATGGACATAGTATTCATAGCCATCCTTTCAATTAGCACCATTGGCTGGGTGGGAGGTTATGCTGTACCAATCTTTGCTAGGCTGGTGATGGCTGAAGAGAACTTCAAACCAGGACCCTATTATTTGGGTAGAGCAAGGCGGCCAGTTTGCTTGGTGGCTTTCCTCTGGATATGTTATACCTGTTCAGTCTTCCTATTGCCGACTTCTTACCCTATTCGATGGAAAACTTTCAATTATGCACCAGTGGCCCTGGGTGTTGTTTTGACACTAGTGATGGTCTGGTGGGCGTTGGATGCTAGGAAATGGTACAAAGGACCTGTAAGAAACATTGATGTACAAAATGGAAACAATCAGCATCCGCAGTCACACCACTAA
- the LOC112169898 gene encoding amino-acid permease BAT1 homolog isoform X1 encodes MTQYVLEMDSGEKRLNELGYKQELRREMTLFKTLAITFSCMSVFTGTPLYGQSLRYAGPATLIWGWLVVTFFTWFVGIAMAEICSSFPTTGSLYFWAAHLAGPSWGPFASWCCAWLEIIGLTTAIGAQAYSATQAFQMFILIATGTNKGGGYFASRSVFVCMYMGITLIWAVLNTFALQFIALLNIISIWWQVIGGLLVIIMLPLVAPSTQTASSVFTHFETSPESTGISSVPYAVVLSVLLSNYCLYGYDAAAHLTEETKGADKTGPVAILSSIGIISVFGWAYYLALTFSIQDLDYLYSADNETAGVLVPAQIIYDAFHGRYHNSTGAVIFLFIIWGSFFFCGLSVTTTAARVVYAVSRDGCMPFSPVWRKVNPRNKVPTNAVWLCAAITMLLGLPILKMDIVFIAILSISTIGWVGGYAVPIFARLVMAEENFKPGPYYLGRARRPVCLVAFLWICYTCSVFLLPTSYPIRWKTFNYAPVALGVVLTLVMVWWALDARKWYKGPVRNIDVQNGNNQHPQSHH; translated from the exons ATGACTCAATATGTTTTGGAAATGGATTCCGGAGAAAAGCGTCTCAATGAGCTTGGTTACAAGCAAGAACTCAGAAGGGAAATG ACGTTGTTCAAGACACTTGCAATAACATTTTCATGCATGTCAGTGTTCACTGGTACACCTCTCTATGGCCAAAGCTTGCGTTATGCAGGTCCTGCAACTTTAATATGGGGATGGTTAGTTGTCACCTTCTTCACATGGTTTGTCGGAATAGCCATGGCTGAAATTTGTTCTTCTTTCCCG ACCACAGGTTCTCTTTATTTCTGGGCTGCCCATTTGGCTGGACCCAGTTGGGGCCCATTTGCATCATGGTGCTGTGCTTGGCTTGAGATAATTGGTCTGACAACTGCAATAGGAGCTCAG GCATATTCAGCAACACAAGCATTTCAGATGTTCATTCTTATAGCCACTGGGACAAACAAGGGTGGAGGCTATTTTGCTTCAAGGAGTGTCTTTGTGTGCATGTATATGGGCATAACCCTCATTTGGGCAGTACTAAACACTTTTGCTCTGCAATTCATAGCATTGCTTAACATAATCTCCATATGGTGGCAG GTGATTGGTGGTTTGCTTGTGATTATAATGCTACCTCTGGTGGCACCGTCAACACAAACAGCTTCTTCTGTCTTCACTCATTTTGAAACATCTCCCGAGTCGACTGGGATATCTAGCGTACCTTATGCAGTGGTTTTGTCAGTGCTTCTGAGCAATTACTGTCTGTATGGATATGATGCTGCAGCTCATCTTACGGAAGAGACAAAAGGTGCAGATAAAACTGGACCTGTAGCTATTCTCTCCAGTATTGGGATAATATCAGTGTTTGGTTGGGCTTATTACTTAGCTCTCACTTTCAGCATCCAG GATCTGGACTATTTATACAGTGCAGACAATGAGACTGCTGGTGTACTTGTACCAGCACAGATAATATATGATGCATTTCATGGAAGGTATCATAATTCCACTGGAGCTGTGATTTTCCTGTTTATTATCTGGGGTTCCTTCTTCTTTTGTGGGCTGTCTGTCACCACTACTGCTGCCCGAGTA GTTTATGCTGTATCAAGGGATGGATGTATGCCTTTTTCACCAGTGTGGAGAAAAGTAAACCCGAGGAACAAGGTTCCAACAAATGCTGTGTGGCTCTGCGCTGCCATCACTATGCTTCTCGGATTACCCATCTTGAAAATGGACATAGTATTCATAGCCATCCTTTCAATTAGCACCATTGGCTGGGTGGGAGGTTATGCTGTACCAATCTTTGCTAGGCTGGTGATGGCTGAAGAGAACTTCAAACCAGGACCCTATTATTTGGGTAGAGCAAGGCGGCCAGTTTGCTTGGTGGCTTTCCTCTGGATATGTTATACCTGTTCAGTCTTCCTATTGCCGACTTCTTACCCTATTCGATGGAAAACTTTCAATTATGCACCAGTGGCCCTGGGTGTTGTTTTGACACTAGTGATGGTCTGGTGGGCGTTGGATGCTAGGAAATGGTACAAAGGACCTGTAAGAAACATTGATGTACAAAATGGAAACAATCAGCATCCGCAGTCACACCACTAA
- the LOC112169898 gene encoding amino-acid permease BAT1 homolog isoform X2, whose translation MTQYVLEMDSGEKRLNELGYKQELRREMTLFKTLAITFSCMSVFTGTPLYGQSLRYAGPATLIWGWLVVTFFTWFVGIAMAEICSSFPAYSATQAFQMFILIATGTNKGGGYFASRSVFVCMYMGITLIWAVLNTFALQFIALLNIISIWWQVIGGLLVIIMLPLVAPSTQTASSVFTHFETSPESTGISSVPYAVVLSVLLSNYCLYGYDAAAHLTEETKGADKTGPVAILSSIGIISVFGWAYYLALTFSIQDLDYLYSADNETAGVLVPAQIIYDAFHGRYHNSTGAVIFLFIIWGSFFFCGLSVTTTAARVVYAVSRDGCMPFSPVWRKVNPRNKVPTNAVWLCAAITMLLGLPILKMDIVFIAILSISTIGWVGGYAVPIFARLVMAEENFKPGPYYLGRARRPVCLVAFLWICYTCSVFLLPTSYPIRWKTFNYAPVALGVVLTLVMVWWALDARKWYKGPVRNIDVQNGNNQHPQSHH comes from the exons ATGACTCAATATGTTTTGGAAATGGATTCCGGAGAAAAGCGTCTCAATGAGCTTGGTTACAAGCAAGAACTCAGAAGGGAAATG ACGTTGTTCAAGACACTTGCAATAACATTTTCATGCATGTCAGTGTTCACTGGTACACCTCTCTATGGCCAAAGCTTGCGTTATGCAGGTCCTGCAACTTTAATATGGGGATGGTTAGTTGTCACCTTCTTCACATGGTTTGTCGGAATAGCCATGGCTGAAATTTGTTCTTCTTTCCCG GCATATTCAGCAACACAAGCATTTCAGATGTTCATTCTTATAGCCACTGGGACAAACAAGGGTGGAGGCTATTTTGCTTCAAGGAGTGTCTTTGTGTGCATGTATATGGGCATAACCCTCATTTGGGCAGTACTAAACACTTTTGCTCTGCAATTCATAGCATTGCTTAACATAATCTCCATATGGTGGCAG GTGATTGGTGGTTTGCTTGTGATTATAATGCTACCTCTGGTGGCACCGTCAACACAAACAGCTTCTTCTGTCTTCACTCATTTTGAAACATCTCCCGAGTCGACTGGGATATCTAGCGTACCTTATGCAGTGGTTTTGTCAGTGCTTCTGAGCAATTACTGTCTGTATGGATATGATGCTGCAGCTCATCTTACGGAAGAGACAAAAGGTGCAGATAAAACTGGACCTGTAGCTATTCTCTCCAGTATTGGGATAATATCAGTGTTTGGTTGGGCTTATTACTTAGCTCTCACTTTCAGCATCCAG GATCTGGACTATTTATACAGTGCAGACAATGAGACTGCTGGTGTACTTGTACCAGCACAGATAATATATGATGCATTTCATGGAAGGTATCATAATTCCACTGGAGCTGTGATTTTCCTGTTTATTATCTGGGGTTCCTTCTTCTTTTGTGGGCTGTCTGTCACCACTACTGCTGCCCGAGTA GTTTATGCTGTATCAAGGGATGGATGTATGCCTTTTTCACCAGTGTGGAGAAAAGTAAACCCGAGGAACAAGGTTCCAACAAATGCTGTGTGGCTCTGCGCTGCCATCACTATGCTTCTCGGATTACCCATCTTGAAAATGGACATAGTATTCATAGCCATCCTTTCAATTAGCACCATTGGCTGGGTGGGAGGTTATGCTGTACCAATCTTTGCTAGGCTGGTGATGGCTGAAGAGAACTTCAAACCAGGACCCTATTATTTGGGTAGAGCAAGGCGGCCAGTTTGCTTGGTGGCTTTCCTCTGGATATGTTATACCTGTTCAGTCTTCCTATTGCCGACTTCTTACCCTATTCGATGGAAAACTTTCAATTATGCACCAGTGGCCCTGGGTGTTGTTTTGACACTAGTGATGGTCTGGTGGGCGTTGGATGCTAGGAAATGGTACAAAGGACCTGTAAGAAACATTGATGTACAAAATGGAAACAATCAGCATCCGCAGTCACACCACTAA
- the LOC112169898 gene encoding amino-acid permease BAT1 homolog isoform X3 gives MTQYVLEMDSGEKRLNELGYKQELRREMTTGSLYFWAAHLAGPSWGPFASWCCAWLEIIGLTTAIGAQAYSATQAFQMFILIATGTNKGGGYFASRSVFVCMYMGITLIWAVLNTFALQFIALLNIISIWWQVIGGLLVIIMLPLVAPSTQTASSVFTHFETSPESTGISSVPYAVVLSVLLSNYCLYGYDAAAHLTEETKGADKTGPVAILSSIGIISVFGWAYYLALTFSIQDLDYLYSADNETAGVLVPAQIIYDAFHGRYHNSTGAVIFLFIIWGSFFFCGLSVTTTAARVVYAVSRDGCMPFSPVWRKVNPRNKVPTNAVWLCAAITMLLGLPILKMDIVFIAILSISTIGWVGGYAVPIFARLVMAEENFKPGPYYLGRARRPVCLVAFLWICYTCSVFLLPTSYPIRWKTFNYAPVALGVVLTLVMVWWALDARKWYKGPVRNIDVQNGNNQHPQSHH, from the exons ATGACTCAATATGTTTTGGAAATGGATTCCGGAGAAAAGCGTCTCAATGAGCTTGGTTACAAGCAAGAACTCAGAAGGGAAATG ACCACAGGTTCTCTTTATTTCTGGGCTGCCCATTTGGCTGGACCCAGTTGGGGCCCATTTGCATCATGGTGCTGTGCTTGGCTTGAGATAATTGGTCTGACAACTGCAATAGGAGCTCAG GCATATTCAGCAACACAAGCATTTCAGATGTTCATTCTTATAGCCACTGGGACAAACAAGGGTGGAGGCTATTTTGCTTCAAGGAGTGTCTTTGTGTGCATGTATATGGGCATAACCCTCATTTGGGCAGTACTAAACACTTTTGCTCTGCAATTCATAGCATTGCTTAACATAATCTCCATATGGTGGCAG GTGATTGGTGGTTTGCTTGTGATTATAATGCTACCTCTGGTGGCACCGTCAACACAAACAGCTTCTTCTGTCTTCACTCATTTTGAAACATCTCCCGAGTCGACTGGGATATCTAGCGTACCTTATGCAGTGGTTTTGTCAGTGCTTCTGAGCAATTACTGTCTGTATGGATATGATGCTGCAGCTCATCTTACGGAAGAGACAAAAGGTGCAGATAAAACTGGACCTGTAGCTATTCTCTCCAGTATTGGGATAATATCAGTGTTTGGTTGGGCTTATTACTTAGCTCTCACTTTCAGCATCCAG GATCTGGACTATTTATACAGTGCAGACAATGAGACTGCTGGTGTACTTGTACCAGCACAGATAATATATGATGCATTTCATGGAAGGTATCATAATTCCACTGGAGCTGTGATTTTCCTGTTTATTATCTGGGGTTCCTTCTTCTTTTGTGGGCTGTCTGTCACCACTACTGCTGCCCGAGTA GTTTATGCTGTATCAAGGGATGGATGTATGCCTTTTTCACCAGTGTGGAGAAAAGTAAACCCGAGGAACAAGGTTCCAACAAATGCTGTGTGGCTCTGCGCTGCCATCACTATGCTTCTCGGATTACCCATCTTGAAAATGGACATAGTATTCATAGCCATCCTTTCAATTAGCACCATTGGCTGGGTGGGAGGTTATGCTGTACCAATCTTTGCTAGGCTGGTGATGGCTGAAGAGAACTTCAAACCAGGACCCTATTATTTGGGTAGAGCAAGGCGGCCAGTTTGCTTGGTGGCTTTCCTCTGGATATGTTATACCTGTTCAGTCTTCCTATTGCCGACTTCTTACCCTATTCGATGGAAAACTTTCAATTATGCACCAGTGGCCCTGGGTGTTGTTTTGACACTAGTGATGGTCTGGTGGGCGTTGGATGCTAGGAAATGGTACAAAGGACCTGTAAGAAACATTGATGTACAAAATGGAAACAATCAGCATCCGCAGTCACACCACTAA